In Salisediminibacterium beveridgei, one DNA window encodes the following:
- the nuoL gene encoding NADH-quinone oxidoreductase subunit L, whose protein sequence is MQNAWLIPVFPLIAFLILLFFGKFLKEKAAWVGITALALSFVLSVIVLFERIGGETYTYVIDWLNFGDHVISMGYEVTPLNAMMLIVVTVVSLVVHIFSRDYMHDDNRIHVFYMYLGLFSFSMLGLVLAPNVLQLFIFWELVGLCSFLLVGFWYFKPEAAAAAKKAFLTTRIGDVGLLLGLVILYNQVGSFDYGDIYAAVENGMINDAMVTTIALLVFLGAVGKSAQFPLHVWLPDAMEGPTPVSALIHAATMVAAGVYLVGVMYPVFLASETALTVVAYTGAITAFFAATIALVQTDIKRVLAFSTISQLGFMILALGTAGYVAGLFHLMTHAFFKALLFLGAGSVIVAVHHRQDIRAMGGLWSKMKITSITFLIGALAISGIFPLAGFWSKEEILASALLNGDPLLFTLALVTAFMTAFYMFRLFFRTFTGEYRGDSDEAKALYPEEEDDHGHDDDHGHHGEPKENSGFMTLPLVVLAGLAVVAGFVNLPFLGYPLEGFLLQDLNLGTQPHGALWLALVSIVVAVAGIALAYLMYFKKSISADNLANSASGAYKVLYNKYYLDELYVAVFVRPIVALGRFLWEVDKVIVDGFVNLIGKLTSTSGSTIEKAHNGQLQTYGVIAVIGGIVIIALAFVLGGYLG, encoded by the coding sequence ATGCAAAATGCCTGGTTAATCCCGGTTTTTCCGCTGATCGCCTTTCTGATCCTGCTGTTCTTCGGGAAATTCCTGAAAGAAAAAGCAGCCTGGGTCGGAATAACAGCCTTGGCCTTATCGTTCGTGCTGTCAGTGATTGTGCTGTTTGAACGCATAGGCGGAGAAACCTACACATACGTGATCGATTGGCTGAATTTCGGCGATCATGTGATTTCCATGGGCTATGAAGTGACACCCCTGAACGCAATGATGCTCATTGTCGTGACGGTGGTCAGCCTAGTTGTCCATATCTTTTCGAGAGATTACATGCATGACGATAATCGGATTCACGTGTTCTACATGTACTTAGGATTGTTCTCGTTCTCGATGCTCGGACTTGTCCTTGCACCGAACGTACTGCAACTGTTTATTTTCTGGGAGCTTGTCGGACTCTGTTCCTTCCTGCTGGTGGGATTCTGGTACTTCAAGCCCGAAGCAGCCGCGGCTGCAAAGAAAGCTTTCCTCACCACCCGTATTGGTGATGTAGGCCTGCTCTTAGGTCTCGTGATCCTCTACAACCAGGTAGGAAGCTTCGACTACGGTGACATTTATGCCGCTGTGGAAAATGGGATGATCAACGACGCGATGGTCACAACGATCGCACTGCTCGTATTCCTCGGTGCAGTTGGTAAATCAGCCCAGTTCCCGCTGCATGTCTGGTTGCCGGATGCCATGGAAGGTCCAACACCGGTCAGTGCGCTGATCCACGCTGCGACGATGGTTGCAGCAGGTGTGTATCTCGTCGGGGTCATGTACCCGGTATTCCTGGCGTCTGAAACAGCCTTGACGGTTGTCGCGTACACCGGTGCGATCACAGCGTTCTTTGCTGCGACCATCGCACTGGTTCAAACCGACATCAAGCGCGTACTTGCCTTTTCCACCATCAGTCAGCTTGGATTCATGATCCTTGCGCTGGGTACGGCAGGCTATGTTGCCGGCTTGTTCCACCTGATGACCCATGCCTTTTTCAAGGCGTTGTTGTTCCTTGGTGCCGGTAGTGTGATCGTTGCCGTTCACCACCGCCAGGACATCCGCGCGATGGGCGGTTTATGGAGCAAGATGAAGATTACATCGATCACGTTCCTCATCGGGGCACTCGCCATTTCCGGGATCTTCCCGCTGGCAGGCTTCTGGAGTAAAGAAGAAATTCTTGCCTCCGCCCTGTTGAACGGTGACCCGCTGCTCTTTACGCTGGCGCTTGTTACCGCGTTTATGACGGCATTCTATATGTTCCGTCTCTTCTTTCGAACCTTTACCGGAGAATACCGCGGGGACTCGGATGAAGCGAAGGCGCTGTATCCGGAAGAAGAGGATGACCACGGGCACGACGATGACCACGGTCATCACGGCGAGCCGAAAGAGAACTCCGGCTTTATGACACTGCCGCTGGTCGTACTTGCAGGACTTGCAGTGGTTGCCGGGTTCGTCAACCTGCCGTTCTTGGGTTATCCGCTTGAAGGCTTCCTGCTTCAGGACTTGAATCTCGGCACCCAGCCGCACGGTGCACTCTGGCTGGCGCTGGTTTCCATCGTTGTTGCAGTGGCGGGTATTGCGCTTGCGTACCTGATGTACTTCAAGAAGAGCATCTCCGCAGATAACCTTGCCAACTCCGCATCCGGAGCGTACAAGGTCCTGTATAACAAATATTATCTCGATGAACTGTACGTCGCAGTCTTTGTCCGACCGATTGTTGCATTGGGCCGATTCCTCTGGGAAGTGGACAAAGTCATCGTCGATGGCTTCGTCAACCTGATCGGAAAGCTGACCAGCACATCCGGCAGTACAATCGAGAAAGCCCATAACGGTCAACTTCAGACGTATGGTGTGATTGCAGTAATTGGAGGAATCGTGATCATCGCGCTTGCCTTCGTTCTAGGGGGGTATCTCGGATGA
- a CDS encoding NuoB/complex I 20 kDa subunit family protein, with protein MEDINKNVFFTKVDQIKAWSRTRSFWPLSFGLACCAIEMMATGGNRYDFDRFGVIFRASPRHADVMIVAGTVTAKMSPVLRTLYDQMPEPKWVIAMGSCATCGGPYKEAYSVLNGVDKIVPVDVYVSGCPPTPPALLDGVERLREKIRLEAKGERVEKR; from the coding sequence ATGGAGGATATCAACAAGAATGTTTTCTTCACGAAAGTGGATCAGATCAAAGCCTGGTCAAGAACCAGATCGTTCTGGCCGCTCAGTTTCGGCTTAGCCTGTTGTGCCATTGAGATGATGGCGACGGGTGGAAACCGCTACGACTTTGACCGCTTCGGTGTCATTTTCCGTGCGTCACCGCGTCATGCGGACGTGATGATCGTTGCCGGTACGGTAACGGCGAAGATGTCCCCGGTCCTGCGTACACTGTACGATCAGATGCCCGAACCGAAATGGGTTATCGCCATGGGCTCCTGTGCCACATGTGGCGGACCTTATAAAGAAGCATACAGCGTGTTGAACGGTGTGGACAAGATCGTTCCGGTCGATGTGTATGTATCCGGGTGCCCGCCGACGCCGCCGGCGCTTCTGGACGGTGTGGAACGACTTCGCGAAAAAATCCGCCTCGAAGCTAAAGGAGAGAGGGTGGAGAAACGATGA
- a CDS encoding NADH-quinone oxidoreductase subunit A, protein MELWAYYDNYILVLMFIGLGVLLPVATVSIVGPLVRPKNPYKEKITTYESGISPEGDAHVRYHVAYYLVALEFIIFDVETVFLIPWAIALGDLGWVGLNLMLIFIFILVLGLAYSWKKRVLEWN, encoded by the coding sequence ATGGAGTTATGGGCGTATTATGACAATTATATATTGGTTCTGATGTTTATCGGACTCGGGGTGCTGTTACCGGTGGCTACCGTCAGTATCGTTGGACCGTTAGTCCGGCCGAAGAACCCGTATAAGGAGAAGATCACAACGTATGAAAGCGGGATCTCGCCAGAGGGCGATGCCCACGTCAGATATCACGTGGCCTATTACCTGGTTGCGCTTGAATTTATCATCTTTGACGTTGAAACCGTTTTCTTGATCCCTTGGGCAATCGCCCTTGGTGACCTTGGCTGGGTTGGATTGAATCTGATGCTCATCTTCATTTTTATCCTTGTCTTGGGACTCGCGTATTCTTGGAAAAAGAGGGTGTTAGAATGGAACTAA
- a CDS encoding NADH-quinone oxidoreductase subunit J, with protein MTTQMIFFTVLALIAIIGAVMMMLLTTISHRVVSMAFSFFAVSGMYFLLGADFIGIIQIMVYVGAITILFIFGMMMTDHKTVSFEKDFRTAHNALGTVASVTLLGILLYGIFSMDLPGNTQPEVTSIHSIGMSLYGHYFVAFIAVAFLLTSALIGAIVIARKEAN; from the coding sequence GTGACGACACAAATGATCTTCTTTACGGTTTTAGCTTTAATTGCCATTATCGGTGCAGTAATGATGATGTTACTGACCACGATCTCCCACCGTGTTGTCTCCATGGCGTTCAGTTTCTTTGCTGTGTCAGGTATGTATTTCTTACTGGGAGCCGATTTCATCGGGATCATACAGATTATGGTCTACGTCGGTGCGATCACCATCCTCTTCATTTTCGGTATGATGATGACCGATCACAAGACGGTCTCATTCGAAAAGGATTTTCGGACCGCACATAACGCTCTCGGAACAGTGGCATCAGTCACATTGCTGGGGATCCTGTTATACGGGATCTTCAGCATGGACTTGCCAGGAAATACGCAGCCGGAAGTGACGTCCATCCACAGTATCGGGATGTCGCTCTACGGACACTATTTTGTGGCCTTCATCGCGGTTGCATTTCTGTTGACATCAGCGCTTATTGGAGCAATCGTGATTGCGCGAAAGGAGGCCAACTAA
- the nuoK gene encoding NADH-quinone oxidoreductase subunit NuoK produces MDISLFLAVGAILFSVGLYGVLTRRHLVIMLASVELMLNAVNVNLVAFSAIGPFPDVSGQVFALFVITVAAAEAALGLAIIIALYRNRNSIDVIKHDLLRR; encoded by the coding sequence ATGGATATTTCGCTATTTCTGGCGGTTGGGGCAATCCTTTTCAGCGTTGGGCTTTACGGGGTATTGACCCGCAGACACCTTGTCATTATGTTGGCCAGTGTCGAGTTGATGCTCAATGCCGTTAACGTCAACCTGGTCGCGTTCTCAGCGATAGGGCCGTTCCCGGATGTATCCGGACAAGTCTTCGCGCTCTTCGTCATTACCGTTGCAGCGGCGGAAGCAGCACTCGGTCTGGCGATCATCATCGCCCTGTATCGTAACCGCAATTCCATCGATGTGATCAAGCACGACCTTCTACGCCGCTAA
- the nuoH gene encoding NADH-quinone oxidoreductase subunit NuoH, which translates to MEYLMMFLYAVAVLGVLLGLVTFAILAERKVIGAIQLRPGPNRHGPWGLLQTVADVMKLLLKEDIVPAKADRPIFVLAPVLAFAPAFSVMAVLVYSSSIGGADINIGLIYFLGVSSMTMLGVLMGGWASNNKYALLGSIRGVAQMVSYELPLILSIIGIVILAGSLNLTDIVNHQASIGMWFIIPQFLAFFVYMISSIAELNRAPFDLPEAESELVAGFFTEYSGFRFAMFMLAEYTYAIAIAGLATTLFLGGWLGPAFLPGIVWFILKVFVVMFIWFWLTATLPRARVDQLMNFGWKVLIPLALLNIVFTAIYKVWMG; encoded by the coding sequence ATGGAATATTTGATGATGTTTTTATACGCTGTTGCGGTATTGGGTGTGCTTTTGGGTCTCGTGACATTCGCGATCCTGGCAGAGCGTAAGGTCATCGGGGCCATCCAGCTGCGGCCGGGACCAAACCGGCACGGCCCGTGGGGCCTTCTCCAGACCGTTGCAGACGTCATGAAACTTCTATTAAAAGAAGACATCGTTCCAGCCAAAGCAGACCGGCCGATCTTCGTATTGGCACCGGTACTCGCATTCGCCCCGGCCTTCTCGGTTATGGCGGTACTGGTTTACTCCAGTTCCATTGGCGGAGCGGACATCAACATTGGGCTGATTTACTTCCTCGGGGTTTCCTCGATGACGATGCTCGGTGTCCTGATGGGCGGCTGGGCTTCGAACAATAAATACGCCCTGTTAGGTTCCATTCGTGGTGTGGCCCAGATGGTCAGCTACGAACTGCCGCTGATTCTCTCCATTATCGGGATTGTCATTCTCGCCGGGTCCCTGAACTTGACGGATATCGTCAATCATCAGGCATCCATTGGCATGTGGTTCATCATCCCGCAGTTCCTGGCGTTTTTCGTGTATATGATTTCGTCCATTGCGGAATTGAACCGTGCACCATTCGACTTGCCGGAAGCTGAATCCGAACTCGTTGCAGGTTTTTTCACCGAGTACTCCGGTTTCCGTTTCGCGATGTTCATGCTCGCGGAATACACGTACGCCATTGCCATTGCAGGGCTTGCGACAACGTTATTCCTCGGCGGCTGGCTCGGGCCGGCGTTCCTGCCAGGCATTGTCTGGTTTATTCTCAAGGTGTTCGTCGTGATGTTCATCTGGTTCTGGCTCACGGCCACGCTGCCGCGTGCCCGTGTGGATCAGCTGATGAACTTTGGTTGGAAAGTGCTCATCCCGCTGGCGTTATTGAACATTGTGTTTACTGCGATTTATAAAGTATGGATGGGGTGA
- a CDS encoding DUF1146 family protein, with amino-acid sequence MIDQLGQQSLFNILISLMVLVLVWWSVQSIRMELFLKDPDGIRAKAFMVIITISLTYLITGFILNYLNWSQSLRFLF; translated from the coding sequence ATGATCGACCAACTTGGCCAGCAGTCTCTTTTTAACATTCTGATCAGCCTGATGGTGCTCGTTCTCGTATGGTGGTCTGTACAGTCCATTCGTATGGAACTGTTTTTGAAGGACCCCGACGGCATCAGAGCCAAAGCGTTCATGGTGATCATCACCATTTCGCTGACCTACCTCATCACAGGATTTATCTTGAATTACCTGAACTGGTCGCAGTCGCTGAGGTTTTTATTCTAA
- a CDS encoding complex I subunit 4 family protein: MIGNLLIWLIVLPLVGALILLAIPSEQKNAIRSIATVMSGVVLVLSLVIWGSFDRAVSGMQPDMYMVYEWFNLGFLQINFEIGVDGLSMPLIVLTTIVTTFSLFASFSIEKRVKEFYIWTMVLLSGMLGVFVALDMFLFFLFFELTLIPMFFLIGIWGGKLREYASFKFLVYTGLGSGIMFLTFIAIFVKGAEAMMFQETSFSMIRLAEIYANPANPDVLTGGVKGAMFLFLFLAFAIKLPVFPFHTWLPNAHVQAPTAASMILAGVLLKMGGYGLIRVGFGILPDQAARFATLIAILGVVNIIYGALLALVQTDLKSLVAYSSISHMGIVLLGIASFTEAGMQGAIFQLVSHGFISALLFFMVGAIYERTKTRTISELGGLSKSVPILAGFMLAAAMASVGLPGLSGFVSELLAFIGIFGASADLIPAATLLGVIGALGIILTAAYLLWAMQRTTFGPMKEKYAELKDARPMEYVPMVGLFVFIILIGVYPYLLSDVINTTVIDLVSKIGG, encoded by the coding sequence ATGATTGGAAATCTATTAATCTGGCTCATCGTCTTGCCACTTGTCGGCGCGCTGATCCTGTTGGCCATTCCAAGCGAGCAAAAAAATGCGATCCGCTCCATCGCAACCGTGATGTCCGGTGTTGTCCTTGTTTTGTCCCTGGTGATCTGGGGCTCATTTGACCGAGCGGTATCCGGGATGCAGCCGGATATGTACATGGTCTATGAATGGTTCAATTTAGGCTTTTTACAAATCAATTTTGAGATCGGTGTCGATGGCCTGTCCATGCCGCTGATCGTTCTGACAACAATCGTCACCACCTTCTCGTTATTCGCTTCCTTCTCCATTGAGAAGCGCGTGAAGGAGTTCTACATCTGGACGATGGTGCTGTTGTCCGGCATGCTCGGTGTCTTCGTGGCACTCGATATGTTCTTGTTCTTCCTGTTCTTTGAACTGACGCTGATTCCGATGTTTTTCTTAATCGGTATCTGGGGCGGGAAGCTCAGGGAATATGCCTCCTTCAAGTTCCTGGTCTATACGGGACTTGGCTCGGGGATCATGTTCCTGACGTTCATTGCCATCTTCGTCAAAGGTGCCGAAGCGATGATGTTCCAGGAAACATCCTTCAGCATGATCCGCCTGGCGGAAATCTATGCGAACCCGGCGAATCCGGACGTATTGACCGGTGGCGTCAAGGGTGCGATGTTCCTGTTCCTGTTTCTCGCTTTTGCCATTAAGTTACCGGTATTTCCGTTCCATACGTGGCTTCCAAACGCCCACGTTCAGGCACCGACCGCAGCCAGTATGATCCTGGCCGGTGTGCTGTTGAAAATGGGTGGGTACGGACTGATCCGCGTCGGTTTCGGGATTTTACCGGATCAGGCCGCACGATTTGCCACGCTGATTGCGATACTCGGGGTTGTGAACATCATTTACGGTGCACTTCTCGCTTTGGTACAGACCGATTTGAAGTCACTTGTGGCTTACTCCAGTATCAGTCACATGGGGATTGTCCTTCTCGGTATCGCTTCCTTCACAGAAGCAGGTATGCAGGGTGCAATCTTCCAGCTGGTATCACACGGCTTTATCTCAGCGCTTCTGTTCTTTATGGTCGGGGCCATTTACGAACGAACCAAGACCCGGACCATTTCCGAACTGGGCGGCTTGTCGAAATCCGTACCGATCCTTGCAGGGTTTATGCTTGCAGCGGCCATGGCCTCTGTGGGTCTGCCGGGACTCTCCGGATTCGTCAGTGAACTGCTCGCGTTTATCGGCATTTTCGGTGCCTCCGCAGATCTGATTCCAGCTGCGACACTGCTGGGCGTCATCGGGGCCCTCGGGATTATCTTAACAGCCGCCTATCTCCTCTGGGCGATGCAGCGCACCACGTTCGGTCCGATGAAAGAGAAGTACGCGGAACTGAAAGATGCCCGTCCGATGGAATATGTACCAATGGTGGGACTGTTCGTCTTCATCATCCTGATCGGGGTTTACCCGTACTTGCTCAGTGACGTAATAAACACTACAGTTATCGACCTTGTGTCGAAGATAGGGGGTTAA
- a CDS encoding NADH-quinone oxidoreductase subunit N has protein sequence MLAFNADWSLMTPEIVLGALALLVFTLDFMTGIHRRKPFIGHLSVLSLAVAAILVVVMNTTTGNVGATFIVDPFAMVFKLIILIGVALVILTSLHFLDRNDDVYQGEYYSILLFAALGGMVMVSSADLITLFIGLEILSISSYALAGFKKYNRNSSEAAIKYLVLGGTASAFILYGMSYLFGLSGTTNAFEIGQMMPELFADYPQMMIIAFVMMLAGFGFKVSVVPFHMWAPDVYYGAPTPITGFLTVVSKLAGFAILIRVFTVAFGGIYAEWAIVLATIAAITMIAGNFIALTQTDIKRLMAFSGIAQAGYLLVPLATILGDASTTIIAFYSVAYLLMTLGAFAIITLVTEDAGGKTGLDVFAGLYKRSPYMAVALTIFFLSLAGMPFTAGFIGKANIFIIAITGEMMWLAVIMIITSIVSFFYYFGVMKQMFMVEPKANDENLNVPSSINAVVSITLAATVILGILPNLLLDIFTTFNWMAFF, from the coding sequence ATGTTAGCTTTTAATGCCGATTGGTCTTTAATGACTCCGGAAATCGTCTTAGGCGCACTGGCACTACTCGTGTTCACGCTGGATTTCATGACCGGGATTCACCGGAGAAAGCCGTTTATCGGCCATCTCTCCGTCTTGTCCCTGGCCGTGGCTGCTATCCTTGTGGTGGTGATGAACACCACCACAGGGAACGTCGGCGCAACGTTCATTGTCGATCCGTTCGCGATGGTGTTTAAGCTGATCATCCTGATTGGTGTGGCCCTCGTCATTCTGACGAGTCTCCACTTTCTGGACCGTAACGATGATGTGTATCAAGGGGAGTATTACTCCATCCTGCTGTTCGCAGCCCTTGGTGGTATGGTGATGGTGTCCTCCGCGGACCTGATCACGCTCTTCATCGGTCTGGAAATTCTAAGTATCTCGTCTTACGCTTTAGCCGGATTCAAAAAATACAACCGAAATTCATCGGAAGCCGCGATCAAATACCTCGTTCTCGGGGGAACGGCATCCGCCTTCATTCTGTACGGGATGTCCTACCTGTTCGGTTTGTCTGGAACGACAAACGCGTTCGAAATCGGACAGATGATGCCGGAACTTTTTGCGGACTATCCGCAAATGATGATCATTGCATTTGTGATGATGCTTGCAGGCTTCGGCTTTAAGGTTTCCGTTGTGCCGTTTCACATGTGGGCGCCGGATGTTTATTACGGTGCACCCACACCGATCACCGGTTTTCTGACCGTTGTGTCGAAACTGGCCGGTTTCGCGATCTTGATCCGCGTGTTCACGGTCGCATTTGGCGGCATCTATGCGGAATGGGCGATTGTCCTTGCGACGATTGCAGCCATTACGATGATCGCCGGTAACTTTATTGCTCTGACCCAGACGGACATCAAGCGCCTGATGGCATTCTCCGGTATTGCGCAGGCCGGTTATCTCCTGGTGCCGTTGGCAACGATTCTCGGGGATGCATCGACGACCATCATTGCGTTCTACTCGGTGGCGTACCTGTTGATGACCCTCGGTGCCTTTGCCATCATTACGCTCGTCACAGAAGATGCAGGCGGCAAAACCGGACTCGATGTCTTTGCCGGACTGTATAAGCGCTCGCCTTACATGGCAGTGGCTTTGACGATCTTCTTCCTGTCACTGGCGGGCATGCCGTTTACCGCCGGATTCATCGGCAAGGCGAACATCTTCATTATCGCCATTACCGGTGAGATGATGTGGCTTGCGGTCATTATGATCATCACATCCATCGTCAGCTTCTTCTACTATTTCGGTGTGATGAAGCAGATGTTCATGGTGGAACCCAAGGCCAATGATGAGAATTTGAACGTACCATCAAGCATCAATGCGGTCGTGTCCATTACGCTTGCCGCAACGGTGATTCTCGGGATCCTCCCGAACCTTCTGCTTGATATCTTTACGACCTTTAACTGGATGGCCTTTTTCTAA
- a CDS encoding NADH-quinone oxidoreductase subunit C gives MSEELLEVIQSKIKSVQGEDAIKEAKLNFGKPMVILDTENWNEDVMRLLHDDEALQFNFLTLVTGVDYEEHMEAIYNLNSTVLDQYLYVKVVTPRENPVVSSAEPVWKSADYMEREIYDLLGITFEGHWNLSRILLEDDWEGHPLRKDYITDKKALGLD, from the coding sequence ATGAGCGAAGAGCTTCTTGAAGTGATTCAGTCAAAAATCAAATCCGTTCAGGGAGAAGATGCCATCAAGGAAGCGAAACTGAATTTCGGGAAACCGATGGTGATTCTTGATACGGAGAATTGGAATGAAGACGTAATGCGCCTGCTCCATGACGATGAAGCGCTGCAGTTCAATTTCCTCACACTCGTCACCGGCGTCGACTACGAGGAGCATATGGAAGCGATCTACAACCTCAATTCCACCGTGCTTGATCAGTACCTCTACGTCAAAGTGGTGACTCCCCGGGAAAATCCGGTAGTCAGCTCAGCTGAACCGGTATGGAAATCCGCAGACTATATGGAACGGGAAATCTATGACCTGTTGGGCATCACATTCGAAGGTCACTGGAACCTGTCCCGTATTCTGCTTGAAGACGACTGGGAAGGTCATCCATTACGAAAAGATTATATTACAGACAAAAAAGCACTTGGCTTGGACTAG
- a CDS encoding NADH-quinone oxidoreductase subunit D, producing MSKELKTESMTLNMGPQHPSTHGVFRLQLEVDGETIQKATPIMGYLHRGSEKLAEGFLYSQFIPYTDRLDYMNAMTNNYVYCATIEKLLEWEIPERAEYLRVITMELNRIASHLVWWGTYLLDIGAMSPFLYAFRDRETILDRLNEISGARMTFNYHRIGGVKWDAPDGWFDKVLETVEELKVNIAEFDKLVSGNEVFQARTMGVGVLSEEKVLNWGLSGPLARGSGVDIDVRKSEPYSVYDQFDFDVPVEQEGDVYARYKVRIREMHESLKIIEQACKKVPEGDIITKKGQRLMMIKPPEGEVYTRAEASKGEIGVYAISNGKNKPYRVKLRRPSFVNVSILQDMLIGESIQNLVAIFGSLDVVLGEVDA from the coding sequence ATGTCGAAAGAATTGAAGACCGAATCCATGACGCTGAATATGGGACCGCAGCACCCGAGTACACACGGTGTATTCCGCCTTCAACTGGAAGTTGACGGGGAAACGATACAAAAGGCGACGCCGATCATGGGCTACCTGCACCGCGGCTCGGAAAAGCTTGCAGAAGGCTTCCTTTACTCGCAATTTATCCCATATACAGACCGTCTTGATTACATGAATGCGATGACGAACAATTACGTCTACTGCGCAACCATCGAAAAACTGCTGGAATGGGAAATCCCGGAACGGGCTGAATACCTCCGCGTCATTACGATGGAACTGAACAGAATCGCCAGTCACCTTGTCTGGTGGGGGACCTATCTCCTCGATATCGGGGCGATGAGCCCATTCCTGTATGCCTTCCGGGATCGGGAAACGATTTTGGACCGCCTGAACGAAATCAGCGGGGCACGCATGACCTTCAACTACCACCGCATCGGTGGCGTGAAGTGGGATGCTCCGGACGGCTGGTTCGATAAAGTCCTGGAAACAGTGGAAGAATTGAAAGTGAATATTGCTGAATTCGATAAACTCGTTTCCGGCAACGAAGTTTTCCAGGCTCGGACGATGGGTGTCGGCGTACTCTCCGAGGAGAAGGTGCTGAACTGGGGTCTATCCGGCCCGCTCGCCCGCGGAAGCGGTGTAGACATCGATGTCCGGAAGTCAGAACCGTATTCCGTTTACGATCAGTTCGACTTTGACGTACCAGTGGAACAAGAAGGTGACGTCTACGCCCGGTACAAAGTCCGTATCCGGGAAATGCACGAATCATTGAAAATCATTGAGCAGGCCTGTAAAAAAGTCCCTGAAGGCGACATCATCACGAAAAAAGGGCAGCGCCTGATGATGATCAAGCCGCCGGAAGGCGAAGTGTACACCCGTGCAGAAGCCTCCAAAGGTGAAATCGGCGTCTACGCCATCAGTAACGGCAAAAATAAGCCTTACCGGGTGAAACTGCGCCGGCCATCCTTCGTGAACGTTTCGATTTTACAGGATATGCTGATTGGCGAATCGATTCAAAATCTCGTCGCCATTTTCGGAAGCCTCGACGTCGTGCTCGGGGAGGTTGATGCCTGA